Proteins encoded in a region of the Triticum dicoccoides isolate Atlit2015 ecotype Zavitan chromosome 3A, WEW_v2.0, whole genome shotgun sequence genome:
- the LOC119273550 gene encoding ent-isokaurene C2/C3-hydroxylase-like: MMNDIVMRASVGDRCAQLDAYLEELDMVLDLMSGFNLIDLFQASRLTRAIGGQPLRATWELHRRIHSIMDAMINNHRTAMEGEEDNDASREQRGDILTTLLQFQRDDGIGVVALTHENISGVLFDLFVAGSETTATPTIWAMSELMRNPHIMAAAQSEVRRVLHSKTEVNEADNDGRLHYLQMVIKETFRLHPPVPLLMLRLCTEQTMVMGYDIPQGTTVFVNVSAIGRDEKSWTDASEFMPKRFDSVKVDYGGMDFRFLPGGAGRRMCPGMMFGVSNIKMALASLLYHFDWKLPDGGNPEKLDMSEVYGIMVRRTTELVLEATVFVP, encoded by the exons ATGATGAACGACATAGTCATGAGGGCGTCCGTGGGCGATAGGTGCGCGCAGCTGGATGCGTACCTGGAGGAGCTGGACATGGTGTTGGACCTCATGTCCGGGTTTAACCTCATCGACCTGTTCCAGGCGTCGCGTCTCACCCGGGCGATCGGTGGCCAGCCTCTCAGGGCGACGTGGGAGCTGCACCGGAggatccactccatcatggacgcGATGATCAATAATCACAGAACGGCTATGGAGGGCGAGGAGGACAATGATGCCAGTCGTGAGCAGAGGGGGGACATACTCACCACTCTGCTCCAGTTCCAGAGGGACGACGGGATTGGCGTGGTCGCCCTCACCCATGAAAACATCAGCGGCGTCCTCTTT GATCTTTTCGTTGCAGGGTCAGAGACTACAGCCACTCCAACAATCTGGGCAATGTCTGAGTTGATGAGGAACCCACATATAATGGCCGCCGCACAATCTGAAGTTCGCCGAGTCCTCCACAGCAAGACCGAGGTGAATGAGGCCGACAATGATGGCCGGCTCCACTACCTACAGATGGTCATCAAGGAGACCTTCAGGTTGCATccaccggtgccattgctcatgcTGAGGCTTTGCACTGAGCAAACAATGGTCATGGGCTATGATATTCCACAGGGCACCACTGTGTTCGTGAATGTGTCAGCAATCGGTAGGGATGAGAAGAGCTGGACTGACGCGAGCGAGTTCATGCCCAAGAGGTTTGACAGTGTAAAGGTTGATTATGGTGGTATGGACTTCAGGTTCCTCCCAGGTGGGGCTGGACGGAGAATGTGCCCCGGTATGATGTTTGGAGTGTCAAACATCAAAATGGCTCTTGCGAGCCTTCTCTATCACTTCGACTGGAAGCTTCCCGATGGTGGGAACCCGGAGAAGCTTGATATGAGTGAAGTGTATGGGATCATGGTTCGTCGTACGACCGAGCTTGTGTTGGAAGCTACTGTTTTTGTGCCTTAA